Proteins co-encoded in one Thermodesulfobacteriota bacterium genomic window:
- a CDS encoding DUF5752 family protein translates to MTPFEVMDCALLTRMSGIPPAINLRELRDRIAVCGENVLYHHFCETTLRTTFDNPDYRNDFAVWAKLYLGDRVLAERLGILDPYSFPSMEELRAATLEVIDERLGELTMIPWARAGDEFFFMEANTVVYREGTLIRDPSRLAATIRKMTNSSVYYHFLEARRRPPFGMDDFSAWLAQWGEKYRGCLEALGGIEIYFNSLGALRREIARVLVCVKEAK, encoded by the coding sequence ATGACACCGTTCGAAGTGATGGACTGCGCGCTCCTCACGCGGATGAGCGGCATCCCGCCCGCCATCAACCTGCGGGAGCTGCGGGACCGGATCGCGGTCTGCGGCGAGAACGTCCTGTACCACCATTTCTGCGAGACGACGCTTCGGACCACGTTCGACAACCCCGACTACCGGAACGACTTCGCCGTCTGGGCGAAGCTGTACCTCGGAGACCGGGTGCTCGCGGAGCGGCTGGGCATCCTCGACCCGTACTCCTTTCCGTCCATGGAAGAGCTGAGGGCGGCGACGCTGGAGGTGATCGACGAGCGGCTCGGCGAGCTGACCATGATCCCGTGGGCGCGGGCCGGCGACGAGTTCTTCTTCATGGAGGCGAACACCGTCGTGTACCGGGAGGGGACGCTGATCCGCGATCCTTCCCGGCTGGCCGCCACCATCCGGAAGATGACCAACAGCAGCGTCTACTACCACTTCCTGGAGGCCCGCCGCCGGCCGCCCTTCGGCATGGACGACTTCTCGGCGTGGCTCGCGCAATGGGGGGAGAAGTATCGGGGATGCCTGGAGGCGCTGGGGGGGATCGAGATCTACTTCAACAGCCTCGGGGCGCTGCGCCGCGAGATCGCGCGCGTCCTGGTGTGCGTGAAGGAGGCGAAATGA